AGTGTAACAATTAGATTAACAACAAAGTAGGTTGTTGTAGAAGCCTGACTGACTAAACTGCATTGCATGTAACGATGATCTTCACGAAAATAGGATGAATATTCAGATCAAGGAGACGAAAGGAGCGTGGGTTTAGCTTCTTTGTTAGTTCACGGCACAAATACGTTTCTTTGCTTGAACAAGGTTTTTGAATGTCTACTTGCGACTGAACTCTTCTTCCGCTACAATACATGAATCCTCGTaatgcaaaagaacaaaaaatcagtaaaaatatgcaataaaaaaccCATATATAcctacataaaatacaataaaaaaatcggGTGAGTCTGTGTCGGGGCGCACAGCCGTTGGTTTAGCGTGAATCATTAAAGACCTtgaatgaagttcctccgagctacagaacGAAAAACTCACCtatagagttaaatgggagagaaaacaacgtatttttttaaacaaaactgaatgtCCCCGacggaaaattttaatttcttcatttggccaactctaaaGATAAATTGGTCGATCTGTATGTCAGCGAATCACTTTTAGGCTATCGAATTGATATAAAAATGAGAATtcgactgcgtactaaatttaattttatcataaaacagaCATTAAATGGTACCTGATATGTACTTCGATTAATactcgacgacaattttgttcaacattgggctgtgataaaagaagagacataaggcataataagcagcggtagaggtgctcgcgcagCGGCGTcgttcaataattataatttgctttcgtattttcttttaattatttttccttaagtGTCTGCTGATGACTGGTTAACCTTTAAAACGGCtgtgtaattttacattttatgccacatctttgtaaatattttttatcttaattgttGTGACATAAAATCAAGTGCTGATTTATCTTCGATTTTGTAAATAGTCGTAAGGACCTAtaatttcgtattattttttatattattattaacgaactaattgttgtttatttcttTAGACTGGCAAGATTTGCGAAACGTGTAACATGTCTCGACTTTTATTAGGATCTTAAACTTAACCTATCTAAAGTTTTGAACAATGTAACAAATCTTTACtagtaagaatttattattaagcgggttataaaacattaaaataatatatttttcaatttaaataaattacatgcaaGGTATAAATAATTTTGCTCACTTAATTATTTAGGCAACCAGTAATTCTTTTTAAGGTTCTTTAACTAAGCAATTAAACTGTATGACAATAATTATCTCGTACAGTAATCATTTACCTGCGTAAATATAAGAtagctgtgattttttttttattattggttttagaaaataaattttatgtataatttttggtGTCATCTTTATAGTATGCTATTATGTGCCTCAAACAAGACTTGGATTGGAGTGAATGCCTTGATATAATGTCTGATTTGGCTAAAAAATGTTGGGATATGCTCAACGTAACATATCTTTTTCAATTAATCAACGATAAGAAGTTGATAATGTCATTACCTACAGTTACTATTGAAGTGTCTTATACAAAagtattatacatgaaaaatttcgAACCAAAATTATGCATGAAAGACATTATGGGTAGCCTTACTGTTCGATAtgcctttgaaaataattattataagtggTTCCAAAGTAATCCAACAGCAAAAGGTTGCGACTGCAAAAAAGTTATCACTTTATATTACAAGtaagtttaatgatttttattaatatttcccaCTGTTTAAATCCGTAATACAATGAGGTGAAATATTTAGGTAAActaaagtacattaaaataatcagatctctctttttctgtttagcctctggaacaacCGTAAGCTAtttcttcaaaggatgatatgtatgaatgtaaatggagtgtagtcttgtacagtctcaggtcaaccattcctgagatgtgtgattaagtgaaacccaaccaccaaagaacaccagtatccatgatcagattatttaaatcgatataaaactgcttttacaaggatttgaaccataAGCAGAACTGAATAAAGCATAAATTACCGTTGGACTCTGAAGATAAATTTAGGAAATCATAACACATGTTGgttacagtaaattttgtttcaatagcTACCTTAACcgacatgaataaataaaaatctaagttatctattactgaaatatactgaaaaacatTATCACGCTCCAAAAATAGCACAGAAAGAATTTATCTAAAATCTAATACTAGAtgccttttttattgttaaacgataagaaaaattatgtataaaaaaagatgtaaaaagcTCGCAGTGAACTGCATAACAGACCGTGGCAGCTCGCGTATAGACACTTCGAACTGCAGTACCacctattttcacttgatattatcgataaccttcaatataatgagtccttttttctttaattctttggttatacttttaaaatatataatccttaagcttagtGTCAGTAGTCATCCTCCAGTTTATGGAGACACgggcaagtggtagcgtctcggcatttcatccggaaatctctggttcgaatcccggtcaggcatcgctttttcacacacgctacaaattattcatctcatcatctgaagcaatacttaatcccggagatttaaaaaaatataaaaaagttatcccaggcaagcccaccgggctggtctattgGTTAACTTATTATGGCTAATCAGCTTTCAAAGTCgagttctaagttcaaatcctagtaaattcagttacttttatacggatttgaatactagatcgacgttaccggtgtttttggtggttggatatcaattaaccacacatctaaggaatggttgatctgagactgctcaacactacatttaatttacattcatacatatcaaactGTAAAGATATACCTTATGGTGGTtacggaggctaaaaaggaaaaaaggtatCCTTGTAAGATTTCTAATAGTGAAACGCAAGGAAGTGAGTAAATTTTTCACTAAGTTTTTCCCCTTTTTGATGAATAAATGCATACTAACAGCGTTTGGCTcaccaaaatcaataaaaaaaaacttagaagtgGCGCTCTGTTGATTGAGGTGAATAATGATGAACAGAGCCGTAAACACGAAACTGATAGGTACGCAGGAAAAGAGAAAGTAATAATGGAGCCAGATTACAAGCTAAACTCCGAGAAAAGAGTGATCTTTAACCGTGACTTCGCCGCAGTGacggctcatagctaaaattagtgggggtgctgctccacaAAATTATTTCCGGGCGTTTTTAAGGCCacggttaaatttttctgtaaaataaaagaaccgaaaaaaaatgtatcagataGAATAGCTGGAggcagaataataatctaattctacactttatcacgttCAGGAATGTGGTACACGGCttttaatacagataatattttttaatattattagataataacttaataaaatgtccgcttaaaaacacatGTGGAGTAAAGAAAGAACTAACTCACACTAGCACACCAGAGTCGGCAGTACGGGAGCGAcagttctctctctccctcccaacctcgcgtgcagcttcctatgtgcgcattgAGGAAAACAGTAAAATACCATCCCGCTGGAATTGTGAAGCGCACAGtgccatacaaagatttttgtatcttcttCATAAACTGgaaatggctactgacattaagcttaaggtttatatattgtacaattataaagagAGAATTAAAGAAAGATGGACTTATTATATTAaacgttatcgataatatcaagtggaaatcgtgattgctgcagttccacagtgaaCATACGCGAGCCGCCACATCTTGGCTGATATTGAAATACCAGAAGAGCTCCCACCGCAACCCGTCAATTTTGCACAGATTATCGCGAGGAAGGAGAATGATATTGATATGCCAATATACTcacttatcttaattttttctgctcCAACTCTCCCTGACAGAATAAGAATTGTGGCTACCTTTCTGACCGTCTGCGACCACAAATACCTCACCCGCCGCTTTCAGTATTAGGGTTTAGGGCACAATAAAATTAGTTGCACCAAGAAGCACGTTTGTGCTCGTTGTAGCCTTACAGACCATGACGGTAGCGGATGTACAgaaggtaaaaaatgtattaaatttaaatgttcatattCGGCGAGATCTCGAGAATGCCCTGTTTATAAAGAGGAACAAGCTACATTAAGGATTTGTACAGAACAGAAAGTGTATTTTCCTGTGGCTCGCAGGGAATATAAAAATCCTTCAACATTTGAAATCTTGTAACAACCGATGTTAGATTTGTACAGACTCTTTCTAACAATGCGCCAAAGAATCACAAGTACGCATCGTGCAAAGAACTAACAAAATTTGTGCAGGCTTTATCAGACCAGGTACCTCACTTCTGCTATTGCAGCGTTGAGTAAGAAACAGGATAGTTTTGGTAAACAGACCGAAAACGGTGTACCGAAATCAACTTCAGCTAGTATACCGCCAAATAAAACTCCAGCTACACTAACACTGCTGCAAATTACTAAGATCCCATTGAAGGGGTCTACCATAAGCCATCGCCAAGTACAGTATCTACGGTCTCCCAGGCATCTAAATTCCCAAGCCATCTCAAGGTCTCTTCGAGGATATGGTGGCGGATAAGTGCCTTCCTGAAAGTTTTAAACCCAAAAAACAAACACCGCATAGTATTCGACAAATACGTTGCAcacagaaatttaatatataacaagaaaaacgtttttctgttGGCTAAAAATATCAATCAGTGGAATGTTTGCGGTATCCGTTCTCGCCGtgagaatattaaaattctactaaAGAAAGAAAATCCTTCGAAATTGTCTCGGCAGGAGACTCACCTCCGTCCACAGGATGATGTGTCCTATCCCGGATACGTTTGCGAAAGATGTGACAACTACACTGAGGGCAGAGGTCGAGGTGTTCTTCACCTGGAAATGATAATTCAGATTCAGTATGTTATCTCACCTCCCAAATAGTACATTACGGCATCTTTTGTCTATTTACAATAAGATATTCTCTGAACAGctgtttccagattcttggtcagaagcGTTGGTCATCCCCGAACTGAAACCTGGTTATGATAAATCAGGCCCTTCCAGCTATCGTCCTATATCCTTGATTGACATGCAATTTTATGGAACATATAATTAAACGTTGTCTAGTGTGGTAACTTGAGAGGAATGCCTTAATTGCCCCCGAACAATGTGGTTTCCGGTAAGGTAGATCGGCTATCGATCAAGTAGTGAGCCTGGAATCTAGTAATCAAAACTTTTTCCTACTTCAACAACGTCTGGTTGCGGTATTTTTGATATGTAAAAGGGATACGACACGGCTTGGTAaagaagaaacataaataaactcTATGAAGGGGTATAGAAGGAAATCTTCTCGCAATCATCAGAGGTTTCTTCACCAGTCGGTCCTTTTGAGTTCGAGTTGTAACGATAATATCCCAAAGTTTCACAGTTGAAAATGGAATACGACAAGGATGTGTCCTACATGATACATTATCTGCCGTAACCATAAACACTATACTTAACTGTCTGCGAAACCCTTTATTTGCCATTTATTTGTCGATGCTTTCTTAGTTTGCGTAACATCTAGAACATTAGCTTCTAGTGAGAGGCTACCATGCAATAACCCGTTTAGAATTGTGTGTAAAACAACCTTACTGCACTTCTCTaagtcatttttaacaaaaatatattgacCAGGAAATCAGACAAAGTATAAAgaggttttttttcagtttaagacAAATTAGTGTAAGTAAATTTCTTGTGTAATAaaagctcttttgtttttttttattaaggtacaAAAAAGATGGCATACCACTAGATACGAATATTTTCAGTCGTGAATGCttgtaatatttgaatattatactgaatgctgaaaaaaataaaaaggaattattattacCTAACTTATttgatcttaaataaataaaaaattatacaagatgATGGaatgaataaacaattataatggatattgattaaaaaaacgtattatgattaataaataatatttaaattctttataaattgtgtaaacataataaaataaaattattttaaaaactgatgaaataatttatgaGTACTCATTACCCTCATAAATAATACCCAATTTCttctctttaaaatgaaaatgttattttaactaacttctttattcatttattcaaagtttatggaaaattttattaaagaaaatttgttatgtacaatgcatatataaataaaccaaaaaagtgtttttttgaaaaatcattccTCCCCAAtcaatcaaaagtgaaatttatttttttaattcttttacactATCTccttaagtttcattttttcaaagattcttttttttaattatggaccacaaattcttttcttattttagcctttattaaatAAAGGTGATATTAGATTAAGAGAAAACTTTCCttaaacacataaatattatatatagttaatattttattaaataattaaataaaaataataattaatacaagatattaataattgttacatataaaaataattacatatgatTAATAGTGTAAAAAATAGCTGTGCAAGATATTGTATGACTTGACTAGCATAGCAGGTAGTCATATAATAATTTAccaacttatttatatatataattgtgtgtgtgtgtgtgtgtgtgtgtgtgtgtgtgtgtgtgtgtgcgtgtgtgtgtatatatatatataatgtgtgtgtgtgtgtgtgtgtgtgtgtgtgtgtgtgtgtgtgtgtgtgtgtgtgtgtgtgtgtgtgtgtgtgtgtgtgtgtgtgtgtgtgtgtgtgtgtgtgtgtgtcacaggACGGTTCAgatgattcatttaaaaatataaaaattagctgtttttttaaataagttataagttacagttataaaattttaatattatttattaacaacattaAAGAACAACATGAACATGTTTAgatgacagaaaaataaacatgatataacataaacaaatctcattataaaaattatttaaattttatatcaaacaatATTGCATATGTTATACCACAACTCATTCTCTAATTACAGCTATTTAGAGAGATTTTACATACCGTGATAAAATATGTTTCTAAAACAGGtaattattatatacacatatatatatattattgttttttcagaTGAAGTGAAGGAAAAACCTCCGATTTAAACAAACAGCAAAGCACCGAGCCAATGCTGGAAACCAGTGGGCAAAACTGATGTGGATGATGTTTGACACTGCTGGGCGGTGTGTGAGGATTGAACCTAACAAAAACCTCTCACTCTGATTATCACGTCCGGGTGCTGGATTCACTTAAGGAGGGCATGCGCATACTCCCGAACAAGTCTCCTCGTCAGACATGTTTTTGTTGGTCATGGTCCAGGAAACCAGGAGCAAACTAGATTAGTAAGTGTACTATACACAATAGGCATGGGGCCTCATGGTGCCTTTCTTGACCCATACGAGGGGGGTCTGGTGTCCCAGGAGCGTCATTACTTCCATCCACCCACGCTTGTGGATGGAAGACAGACAGACGACTGTTCCGCTGTCAGGGTGACCTCATACTCGAGTATATAGGTCCCACGTCGCCGTTCTTCAATACCTATATAATCAGAATCTTCTACAGAAGGTTCAGCCTTCTGTCCTCCTCAAAGTTATTCCTGACGACGTCAGTAACATAAGCTAAGATCATGTTATAATCTCGTTCCAAACATAGCATTTTACTAATGATATTATCAACATCAAGCTGTCCGACCAAAAGGGTAACTATATCAAGGATACTGCATCGAGGGCGGACTTATCCCCATGAAAACCGGAGAAGGAGATGCGAACCAGGGGTATTATCAGCAGGTATACATCACGTGGTGACATCAATCTTGTCTCTAGTGAACAATGGAGGGGTCTCTACATCGCTCCAGCCAAGAGGCAGGAAGACATCCCTATGACGGAAGAGGCCTTCTATAACGTGTCTGACATCTGTTGCATTTCTGGTAGTGAGCGTTCTACACTTCAGTACTCTTTTAACTATAAGCCTATATGGCCTCCCCCGATGGTCAGAGTCAACCTCAGCCGCCGCTCTTTTGAGTCTCGAATAAGTAGATTTAGCTGTTTCCTACATTCTTGTACCTGGCAGTGTAGACCTCTTTCAAATAGTAGTAATACGCCCGCGATCCCAGTCTCCTAAAGCGATGTCATTCCTCTCTCTTCTTGGCGATTTCAGGCATCCACCAATATACTGGTGGGTAGCCCATTCCACAGTATCTTTTGGGGAGTAGCCTGGAACAGTCCACAAGGTGAGTGGCCTTCTACTCTGCACAGGTGACCTCTGGAATGCCTCgagcagtatttattattaaagtcaaaataaattattaatcactgataagaaacaatttaatttaaatgttcaaaCAAAACAAGTTGTTTACTGCCAATCCAGTAAACAGATAAACATCTCGTTCTTATTAAAACTATACTATAGTATCAtactatatacaataaaataaataaaaatagattgtatCATATCTGTAACAAGTCCAATCGCAAAAATCACAGCAACATGTTATAGTCCATCATCAAAGTAATCTTAATCCATAAAATAATCCATTATAACAACCATAAAACCGTATCACCAACTGTATTATCACAGGGCAGAACAAAACACAACTGACCTCAGTCTTCAGTCAGCCTCAtactatatatattgtttaagaaaagtttgcattgtaaaattattttcatcttatttctGTCGTAATaagtatcatatttatatatttatatttatcatatttattctacattttcaatatttctaaacACTCGGCCCAGATATAGGAAGCTACGCCCAGTCATAGGAAATACAATCTGCAGCTCTGTAATATGGGATGGTGCATTTTATAACCAATAACCTATCACAGTTGTCAAAATAGAATTGTTATTTTGTCCTCCACCTCTCATCACTTATAAGGCGAACAATGCTCTAGGGTTCAAGGTTACTGGTATTCAAACAATCAAAAATAAGGATGAGATCTCATCAGATCTTTTACTGTATTCATTTTCTGTCTGAACACGGGCtgttacattttcttttgtaatcttAGATTTTGAATGACCTTTAACGAAACAAACGTTGTTCAAATATAGCTATAATAACTACTATACTCTATTAACTAGACTGGTCGGGTAGGTTGGGAAGAGGTTGATCTTTTTTACAGTCAAAGGAAaggattaaaatttgtttaaataaaatgaaaaataaatattttaaactcgcAACACCACTGCCTTGAGCAACAGACTTGCTGAAAACAGCTGATGTCATGTGATCAAAGTCAAGGCCTCTCATTGGTTGGCGAAGAGAATATAACTTTTGCAGTCAGACATTAAGATGAATGTGAGTTTTGTGATGATAACtcagattttacatttatttttaaataggatagtttttgttttgctttatattGAAGTTAAAGAAATGTAGATTTCAACATAGAATACAAGAAtccattgaaatataattttcagataaGGGTGAAGAATATGAGTTTTTGCTGTTAGGCAAAATTTTaagttgcaataataaaaaatgttttatcatttttcctaGATGTTTCTGTATATATTTCACAGCGATACCTCAGAATTGGTTTGATCAGTCAAGTTGGAGTTCAAAACAAATGAACTGAGTGCTTGGTTGCCGGCTTTTTTAACATGCATAAAAGCCTGAAAgcaagcatttatttatttacttgatgCAATTTAGCagcataaattttactttacttacataaaactCATTTGCTTATATTACAAGAAAGAGCATTTTACGTTATCCtacaattctatttatattttcaatataatatatacatgccTTTATACCTATAGCTTTATCAATGattattgcaaatcagctgattttgaagtcaagagttctaaggttcaaatcctagtaaaggcagttacttttacacggattttaatactagatcatggatacctgAGTTATCTGCTTTTACCTGATCAATCAGATTTAAACATCATAttaaagcagaaaataaaattatgatatcaaACAAGGAGATACAGCAGGTGAAGGATTGTTTTTCTGAGTTCAGTAAACATCGTTTCTCTCATTTTCCTGGCCAAAATTCCTGATGTAGAAACTTTAATACATATTACAGCTTTGGCTAAACTAATACATTACTATAGACTGTAGAAACAGAATGTTTtcttgtttgaaaatatatataattaattctcttGTTTTTTATAACAGGGAAAATGGAGTATATAcattgtaacaataattttattcactGAAGTACTGCCATTTGAAATATGTATGCAATACAGAAAtggaaagaaaacaagaaaatggAGATCTAAAGGGTATTTAGATGACCAAGATATTGAAACTCACAGTTATAAATTTTGTGATAAGTATGGAAAGAAAccaatacatattttttgttttcgtttctTTGCTTCATGTGCAAGAAGAGCAGCcgaatatttacaaaatgttggagaaaataaacaagatattgaatcggtaattaaaattcttttgaatgTGTCAAGGGCAAAAagtgtttatttcatattttgtaaatttcacaaagaccttttttatatgaaatctttaaaaaagtattaacaagttaatttttttatattaatttaataataacatgttaatagataatattaataaaaattacaaaacattataattagAAAACATTTGAGTCCCAACAGACAGAAACATAAATCAAAACATTTGAGTCCCAACAGACAGAAACATAAATCAAACTCAAATAAATATACCTTTGTTATGTCGGTATAGCTTATAAGATGGGCATAGCTTATTTGACGGGTATATGTCAGTTATATGCAAAAAAGGGGTTAAATTGCGAACTTTACTCCTCTTTTTCTTCACAAATTATAAGAAATGATGaaacatgttaattttaaaatttaaaactaaacaatgtttacaaattgtatttttaatagcaCTGAAAtagtactattaaaataattaaattataacaatacatttttagtaatatattactaaaaatatacattttttatattactaaaaatttttagtaatatacatttaaaaatgaatttaataaaatcttaatctttTCCCATTTCCAATTACATCTTCGGTGGTCTACAACAGTGTTACTCAATCTTATTACACCCATAGTCTACTTGTTATTGAAAAAATCTGATCGTGAACTCGAAGTGAAACAACCCAAGATCatcgcataaaagaaaaattacaaatttaactttgATGTCTTCAACTGTAAAtggtgaagtaaaaataaaatacaaatatataattgtgaTATTTAAAGTAGTATTTATTCAAATCATAGCTTTTGTCTTAAAAGACTCTTTTTTCAATGAGCTGGATGAACCTGATAGGATAAGATGAGACTATTTATGTTCGGCTTTATGTTTGTTAGTAACAGTCATAAGTCTTCACGAGCACTAATTTCCAGTTGACTTCTTTTTTTCACGAAGAAGTTTGGTAACTGCAATACATTCTACTaaataggaagacaaaaaatagaaaacattcaACAGCTTCTGTACAGAGACAcaaatacagaatataaaattgGTATCTGTTTTTGTAACCATAATTTGTGGTAACCTTGTTCAAATATAGGTTTAAGCTCCTCATTCatggataattaaataaattgcttcTGTATTAGTATGGATCATCTGGGTTTGTGGGTCTACTTGCTAAAGATCCAGCACCCTACCAGAGATAACCAACTGAAAAACATCTTCAAATATTTGGCTGATGTAAGAATGAAGAGCTGTTAAGTGCAGATAAGTAAGAAAATCTTATCTCATATTTTGCAATTTTGAAAGATTTGGAAACTGAAAGCATTTTCCTCTCCCCAAACTTTGTTCGTATAGAAAATGTTTTGCATCAAAGGAGATATTACACAAttagttttgattaaatttaattgatcacCTTGTAGCTTCAAATCGGTTTTGTTAAATTTCGCAAATAAGGTGGTTTTATAggctgtcattttttttaattaattaaattgagcCACAAATCATTGTCTTTACTTTCCAGGAATTCCAACACTAAATCAAGACATGCATCAAATCGATCTAAACATGCACTTGTAGATAACCAACGAACTTCCATGTTaagtagtaaacgataataatcttcatcatttaacaaacaaatctGAGTAAATAATCTCTCATTTAAGGCATTCCTTTTGATGATATTAACTGCTCTAATGGCATAATCTAGTGAGCCATGCAAGCAGTCACCAAGATTTATGGCAACCAAATGTTATCGATGAATGACTCAATGTACTGAAAATTCATTCGGTATAACTTGTTTTAAGTATACCAGAAAGCCTCGGTGTTGTACTATTACCAGAGCACAATCAGAAGCAAAGGAGAAGATATTAGTTAAGGTGTAGCTTTTACatagaaaaatcttttgaattcattaaatattgattcacctTTCATAGCAGTTTCCAAACATTTGTCAAATAACAATtcttgggaaattttttttttttacaaacctcACACAAGCATCATTTCCTGGCAAAGTTGACTTCTCAAGCTGTATAGAGAATTCAGATGTTTCTAAGTACTCATAAAGAATTTTCTAGTCGCTGAGCCATttcatattctttctttttactgtattattactCAGTGGAATTCCTCTTATGATATCAAAAACTGGTTTGTGCAGAACAATGTGTATTACCTCACTAACAGCTGGTAGAAAAAGTTCTTCACCAATGGTGTGTGGCTTTCCAGACTCTACAATCAGTAAAGAAATGTTGTAAGAACCACACAGTCTACATCATCTCGTTTAGATGTTGTCACAATGACACTGTTAGATACACGATGACACTGTaagatataagtaaataaaacaagctatttcttttcaaaaaaccattatctatttatattttcttttattttgaaaatacaagTTTCCGTTCCTGTTTAAACCAACATAAACATATAGATAGATGGCTGCGTTCGGCTAGAACCACCATGCGATGCTTGTGATTACTTACATCTTATGTACCTACCTATAATACTTTACTCGGTATGTAAAAgtcattatcaatttattttaattttaacaataatgaaaatggattactattattttactttatattaaattgtttacatattCCTTGATGTTGTCCATGTTccctcaaattaattttaatttgccacAGACCCCCTCACCAGTTATAAGCACCTTCAAATGCATAGGAACCACTTTGGTAACCTACGGTCTACAGTGGCACTTATTAGCCCACATAAATAAGAATTCTGCTCGTCATGACTAttcataacattaaaatacataaggGTCTGTTTACTGAGTTGAGTAAGTGTACTCGTACCATACGGACGTGTTGTTGTGCTGCTCCGCGATTACAGTATTACTGACTGGTTTTCCGGCTTTTTACTTGG
Above is a genomic segment from Lycorma delicatula isolate Av1 chromosome 12, ASM4794821v1, whole genome shotgun sequence containing:
- the LOC142333200 gene encoding uncharacterized protein LOC142333200 isoform X3, coding for MQYRKGNPISQWRTKGYFVDKDIEFHSQKFCNKYETKSIFKFHLHLFSSCKKKAAKYLQIVGENVQDIESYAIMCLKQDLDWSECLDIMSDLAKKCWDMLNVTYLFQLINDKKLIMSLPTVTIEVSYTKVLYMKNFEPKLCMKDIMGSLTVRYAFENNYYKWFQSNPTAKGCDCKKVITLYYKYKKDGIPLDTNIFSRECL
- the LOC142333200 gene encoding uncharacterized protein LOC142333200 isoform X1, which encodes MAESKGSLIAKSVQKYAGREREKRKWIFIVTLIIFTEVLSQKCMQYRKGNPISQWRTKGYFVDKDIEFHSQKFCNKYETKSIFKFHLHLFSSCKKKAAKYLQIVGENVQDIESYAIMCLKQDLDWSECLDIMSDLAKKCWDMLNVTYLFQLINDKKLIMSLPTVTIEVSYTKVLYMKNFEPKLCMKDIMGSLTVRYAFENNYYKWFQSNPTAKGCDCKKVITLYYKYKKDGIPLDTNIFSRECL
- the LOC142333200 gene encoding uncharacterized protein LOC142333200 isoform X2 — translated: MLQKQRKWIFIVTLIIFTEVLSQKCMQYRKGNPISQWRTKGYFVDKDIEFHSQKFCNKYETKSIFKFHLHLFSSCKKKAAKYLQIVGENVQDIESYAIMCLKQDLDWSECLDIMSDLAKKCWDMLNVTYLFQLINDKKLIMSLPTVTIEVSYTKVLYMKNFEPKLCMKDIMGSLTVRYAFENNYYKWFQSNPTAKGCDCKKVITLYYKYKKDGIPLDTNIFSRECL